The Ancylobacter sp. SL191 nucleotide sequence TGCCGGCGGGGGCCTTGGGCGTTGAAGGGCACGGCCTTGAGGAAAGCGTCGAGCGTCGCGGCGGGCGGCGTCAGCCCCTCGAACTTCTCCCATTCATGACCGGGGCGCACGCCATGGCGGGCACGCAGGCTTTCCACCTGCGCCGGTGTCATGAGACCGGCATGGTTGTCCTTATGCCCGGCGAGCGGCAGGCCGAAGCCCTTGATGGTGTAGGCGATGAAGCAGACCGGCCGGTCATGGGTGCGGGCCTGCGCGAAGGCGTCGATCAGCGAGGGCAGGTCATGCCCGCCGAGATTGGCCATCAGCGCGGCGAGTTCCTCATCCGAGCGCCGCTCGATCAGCGCGGTGACCGGGCCCTGGTCGCCGATCTCATCCAGCAGGCGCCGCCGCCAGGCCGCGCCGCCCTGGAAGGTGAGGGCGGAATAGAGCTGGTTCGGGCAGGAATCGATCCAGTCGCGCAGCTTCTCCCCGCCCGGCTCGGCGAAGGCGGCCTGCTGCAGGCGGCCATGCTTCAGGATGACGACATCCCAGCCGAAATTACGGAAAATGCTCTCGAAACGCTGCCACAGCCCCTCGCGCACCACGGCGTCGAGGCTCTGGCGGTTGTAATCAACGATCCACCAGGTGTTGCGCAGGCCGTGCTTCCAGCCTTCCAGCAGCGCCTCGAAGATGTTGCCCTCGTCCATCTCGGCATCGCCGACGAGGGCGATCATTTTGCCTTCCGGGCCATGGCCCAAACCCGCTCCTGACAGCCCCTTAGCGGTCAGATAATCCTGCACCAGCGAGGCGAACAGCGTCTGCGCCACGCCGAGGCCGACCGAGCCGGTGGAGAAATCGACGTCGTCCACGTCCTTGGTGCGCGAGGGATAGGACTGCGCCCCCTTATAGCCGCGGAAATTCTCCAGTTTCGCCCGCGTCTGGTTGCCGAGCAGGTACTGGATGGCGTGGAAGATCGGGCTGGCATGGGGCTTTACCGCCACCCGGTCCTGCGGCCGCAGCGCGTTGAGATAGAGCGCGGTCATGATGGTGGCGAGCGAGGCGGAGGAGGCCTGATGGCCACCGACCTTCAGCCCGTCCACATTCGGCCGGATGTGGTTGGCGTTGTGGATGGTCCAGGTCGCCAGCCAGAGGATCTTGCGCTCCAGCTCCTCCAGCAGCGCGAGATCGGCGGTGGTGTTTGCGGTGGTGTTGGCGGTCGGCTTCTTGGCGGCCATGCGCGCGCTCCCGGTGACGCTAGGTCAGATAGGCTAGCGCCGGCCGCCTGCGGGTTGCAGCTATTCTTGGCCAGTTGTGCGGGATAGATTGGTGAAACCAGCCATCATGGCGGGCCTTTGGGGTGATTTATGCCAGATGCCGTCGATGCCATCGACCGCCGCATCCTCGCCGCGCTGCAGGAGGACGCGCACATCACCATGGAGAAGCTCGCCGCTCTGGTCGGCCTCTCGCCCTCGCCCTGCGCAAGGCGGGTGCGCAACCTCGAGGCGGCCGGTGTCATCAAGCGCTATGTGGCGGTGGTCGATCAGGACAAGGTCGG carries:
- a CDS encoding transketolase — protein: MAAKKPTANTTANTTADLALLEELERKILWLATWTIHNANHIRPNVDGLKVGGHQASSASLATIMTALYLNALRPQDRVAVKPHASPIFHAIQYLLGNQTRAKLENFRGYKGAQSYPSRTKDVDDVDFSTGSVGLGVAQTLFASLVQDYLTAKGLSGAGLGHGPEGKMIALVGDAEMDEGNIFEALLEGWKHGLRNTWWIVDYNRQSLDAVVREGLWQRFESIFRNFGWDVVILKHGRLQQAAFAEPGGEKLRDWIDSCPNQLYSALTFQGGAAWRRRLLDEIGDQGPVTALIERRSDEELAALMANLGGHDLPSLIDAFAQARTHDRPVCFIAYTIKGFGLPLAGHKDNHAGLMTPAQVESLRARHGVRPGHEWEKFEGLTPPAATLDAFLKAVPFNAQGPRRHQAPRIAVPETLDVPLQPAMSTQQGFGLILNEIGKQDSAFASRLVTTSPDVTVSTNLGGFVNRRGLFAREELADTFKKERIPSTFNWEFSPKGQHLELGIAEMNLFIMLSALGLSHSLFGERLLPIGTLYDPFIERGLDALNYACYQDARFIIAATPSGVTLAPEGGAHQSIATPLIGMAQDGLASFEPAFVDELAVILRHGLVNLQEEDGQSLYLRLSTRSIDQPARTMSPALAADIIKGGYWLRRPGPNAQVVIAYQGALAPEAIEAVGLMAEDRRDVGLLAITSADRLHAGWNAAQRAREEGAPTPPSPVEALLAEVPAGCALITLVDGHPATLGWLGAVHGHRTRALGVEKFGQTGTLVDLYRHYGLDAQGIVRAAQAVAPGRPIRYLRTVGG